The following proteins are encoded in a genomic region of Streptomyces sp. NBC_01723:
- a CDS encoding tyrosine-type recombinase/integrase, giving the protein MTLRAEKAVSPTTGEITWLLVNEETCAPHPEAREFSLYLRGAGRSPQTQRAYIPRIGRFLNWCTERGADWKAVRLRDVSLFKFHVERTPTRYGRPPTGKTVNATLTAVCEFLRFCAVQGHVAHEVAARLSEPRFLTHAPAGFDPGEGGQHLMVKARVLKAPEIERAPQTLTRAQTDQLLDAARTARDRLLLTVLVEAGLRIGEALGLRREDMHLLPDSTHLGCRTGGAHLHVRPRHDNVNGARAKAGRPRMVPLTPEVVHRYRDHLAEREQVAGSTDCDYVFVNLVGVHAGRPLSYSNAKQVIERIGRRCGLTARPHMMRHTAATRWIRNGVAPDVVQTLLGHASSASTAVYLHAQDEDLRAAVAAVESLATELLR; this is encoded by the coding sequence TGTATCTGCGCGGAGCCGGGCGGTCACCGCAGACACAGCGCGCATACATCCCCAGAATCGGCCGCTTCCTCAACTGGTGCACGGAGCGGGGGGCCGACTGGAAGGCCGTCCGACTCCGGGACGTGAGCCTGTTCAAGTTCCACGTCGAGCGGACACCGACCCGGTACGGGCGGCCTCCGACCGGCAAGACGGTCAACGCCACGCTCACCGCGGTCTGCGAATTCCTCCGCTTCTGTGCCGTCCAGGGACATGTGGCCCACGAAGTCGCCGCTCGTCTCAGCGAGCCCCGCTTCCTCACCCACGCCCCGGCCGGCTTCGATCCCGGCGAGGGTGGCCAGCACCTTATGGTCAAAGCCCGCGTCCTGAAGGCGCCGGAGATCGAGCGGGCGCCACAGACGCTCACCCGCGCCCAGACGGATCAGCTCCTCGACGCCGCGCGCACCGCGCGTGACCGGCTGCTGCTGACTGTTCTCGTAGAAGCGGGTCTCCGCATCGGTGAAGCTCTCGGACTGCGGCGTGAGGACATGCATCTGCTCCCCGACTCCACTCACCTCGGCTGCCGGACCGGTGGCGCACACCTGCACGTCAGACCTCGGCACGACAACGTCAACGGGGCACGGGCCAAAGCCGGGCGACCTCGCATGGTTCCGCTGACGCCAGAGGTGGTGCATCGATATCGCGATCACCTCGCCGAGCGTGAACAGGTGGCCGGCTCCACCGACTGTGACTACGTCTTCGTCAACCTCGTCGGCGTCCACGCGGGACGTCCTCTCTCGTACTCCAACGCCAAGCAAGTGATCGAACGGATCGGGAGGCGCTGCGGTCTGACCGCCCGACCGCACATGATGCGGCACACTGCCGCCACCCGCTGGATTCGCAACGGGGTCGCTCCGGACGTCGTACAGACCCTCCTGGGCCACGCATCCTCGGCGAGCACCGCCGTGTACCTGCACGCCCAGGACGAGGATCTCCGCGCAGCCGTCGCGGCCGTCGAAAGCCTCGCGACGGAGCTGCTGCGATGA
- a CDS encoding tyrosine-type recombinase/integrase, producing MTIALFGSAAASSVPVVPEWPSWLAARLPSGWRTDEWDPVQALFTADPGNPTTSVFICSVVACVTHVASNGSRCDACRKARYLLGNPADFDTTHTPDPSRRKPNTSANGAMPGVSQFSLADVSPAVRQELLYGLQQRDDAGISLVPQRVRRIVAGLPAGLGSLLDLDASFPSGLPAATAGVLNGVLLHVRRARVEFEGTDPTSGDVWECALIGLTAGRGRKYAAVYGDIDFRPVKQRWLRDLVKEYGRTARPAVLDLRQTVYAATIASSALAGRPHSEEPEALTMADMNAVVDLFRIIKRPEDGHDYSTSHRRALLRYWRTFLEYARQAGMMDHVPGGFALNPRFHSIAAVEVTEDDLGRAIPEHVIAQLDVHLGLLGTSTAYASGGWTAADFARMYQVVYAVLRDTGRRPGEVTSLHRDCLERVEGKPTLLYDNHKRRRHGRRLPVSESTAQLVETWQRELDALPVVPGCAQWLFPSPGQRNRPRRGHLNAAQFCNRIFRDWIDELIPDLVDDRLDEDGNPLAYDRTQVVPYGFRHAYAQRHADAGTRPDVLRELMDHRSLDVTMGYYKVSLTRKQEAVRTVATLAVDRHGAAHGFSDPLAYEVESVAVPYGGCTEPSNVKAGGGHCRIRFQCAGCDFYRPDPSYLPALEQQIADLRADKEAAVAMEAADWVVRNLDDQIRAYSKSADEMRRKLEAMPTDERDAVESASRELRKARSAAAFVPLQALTTRSPG from the coding sequence ATGACCATTGCACTCTTCGGCTCCGCTGCCGCTTCCTCCGTCCCTGTTGTCCCGGAGTGGCCGTCGTGGCTCGCGGCACGCCTCCCGTCGGGCTGGCGCACGGATGAGTGGGACCCTGTCCAGGCGCTGTTCACTGCCGATCCCGGCAACCCGACGACCAGCGTGTTCATCTGCTCCGTGGTCGCCTGCGTCACCCATGTGGCGAGCAACGGATCCCGCTGCGACGCCTGCCGGAAAGCCCGCTACCTCCTGGGGAACCCCGCGGACTTCGACACCACGCACACCCCGGATCCGTCCCGCCGCAAGCCCAACACCTCTGCGAACGGGGCAATGCCGGGCGTCTCCCAGTTCTCGCTCGCCGATGTGAGCCCGGCGGTCCGCCAGGAGCTCCTGTACGGGCTCCAGCAGCGCGACGACGCCGGGATCAGCCTGGTCCCCCAGCGGGTACGCCGCATTGTGGCCGGTCTCCCTGCCGGACTCGGCTCGCTCCTCGACCTGGACGCCTCTTTCCCCTCCGGGCTTCCGGCTGCGACCGCCGGCGTCCTGAACGGTGTTCTGCTGCACGTCCGCCGCGCACGTGTCGAGTTCGAGGGCACCGACCCGACCTCCGGCGACGTGTGGGAGTGCGCTCTCATCGGGCTGACGGCCGGGCGCGGTCGCAAGTACGCCGCTGTCTACGGCGACATCGACTTCCGCCCGGTGAAGCAGCGCTGGCTGCGGGACCTGGTCAAGGAATACGGACGCACCGCGCGTCCGGCGGTCCTCGATCTCCGGCAGACCGTATACGCGGCCACCATCGCCTCCTCCGCGCTGGCGGGCAGGCCGCACAGCGAGGAGCCTGAGGCGCTCACCATGGCCGATATGAACGCTGTGGTGGACCTCTTCCGGATCATCAAGCGGCCCGAGGACGGGCACGACTACTCCACCAGCCACCGCAGGGCCCTGCTCCGCTACTGGCGCACGTTCCTGGAATACGCCCGCCAGGCCGGGATGATGGACCACGTGCCCGGCGGGTTCGCCCTCAATCCCCGCTTCCACTCGATCGCCGCCGTGGAGGTGACCGAGGACGATCTCGGCCGCGCGATCCCCGAGCACGTCATCGCCCAACTCGACGTGCACCTCGGCCTGCTGGGCACCTCGACGGCCTATGCAAGCGGCGGCTGGACGGCCGCCGACTTCGCGCGGATGTATCAGGTGGTCTACGCGGTCCTCCGGGACACCGGCCGACGCCCGGGTGAGGTCACCAGCCTGCACCGTGACTGTCTGGAGCGGGTCGAGGGCAAACCGACGCTGCTCTACGACAACCACAAGCGGCGGCGGCACGGCCGCCGCCTGCCTGTCTCGGAGAGCACCGCCCAGCTGGTCGAGACCTGGCAGCGAGAACTCGATGCGCTGCCGGTCGTGCCGGGCTGTGCTCAGTGGCTGTTTCCCTCACCGGGACAGCGCAATCGTCCACGCCGTGGGCACCTGAACGCTGCGCAGTTCTGCAACCGGATCTTCCGCGACTGGATCGACGAGCTGATCCCGGACCTCGTGGACGACCGGCTCGACGAGGACGGCAACCCGCTCGCTTACGACCGCACCCAGGTCGTTCCGTACGGCTTCCGCCACGCCTACGCCCAGCGCCATGCGGACGCGGGCACCCGCCCCGACGTCCTGCGGGAACTCATGGACCACCGTTCGCTGGACGTGACCATGGGCTACTACAAGGTCTCCCTCACCCGGAAACAGGAGGCCGTACGGACGGTCGCGACGCTCGCCGTCGACCGGCACGGCGCAGCTCACGGCTTCAGCGATCCCCTCGCCTACGAGGTGGAGAGCGTCGCCGTTCCCTACGGCGGCTGCACCGAACCGAGCAACGTCAAGGCCGGCGGCGGGCACTGCCGCATCCGCTTCCAGTGCGCCGGATGCGATTTCTACCGGCCTGATCCCTCCTACCTGCCAGCCCTGGAACAGCAGATCGCGGACCTGCGGGCCGACAAGGAAGCTGCCGTTGCCATGGAGGCCGCCGACTGGGTCGTACGCAATCTCGACGACCAGATCCGCGCCTACTCGAAGTCGGCCGACGAGATGCGGCGGAAGCTTGAGGCGATGCCCACCGACGAGCGGGACGCCGTCGAATCC